Part of the Methylovirgula sp. 4M-Z18 genome is shown below.
TGACCAAGCTGGTCCGGCTCGCGCCTCGGAGCGCAACCGCATTTGCGGCCGTGGTGGATTCTTCCCGTTTGGCCTGGCGTTCATCGCGCTCGGTTTTCTGACCCATTGGTGGATCGCGCTGGTCGCCTTCCTCGGATACAAGATCTGGCGCCACCATGGCAGCGAGATCAGCGAGTTTGCCGGCACCCAGAATTGGCGCGGCCGCGGCTTCGGCCCCGATACTTGGCGCCAACATTGGAGCCGCACCGGCAATACCATTTTCGACGAATGGAAAGCCGCCGAAGTCGAGCGCCTCGAGGCGGAACGCCGCAAATTGGCAGAGGCCGAGCGCGATTTCGCCTTCTTCCTCGACCAATTGCGCCGGGCCAAGGACCGCGAGGAATTCGACCGCTTCATGGCCGCCCGCCGCGCGGCCGAGCAGCAGGGCAACGAACCGCCGAAACAATAACAGGACCGGGCGGGCGCGGGGCGCGCGCCCGACTGGACCGAAAAAGAGGCCAAACGCGGTTTGGCCTCTTTTTGACGTCGGCGCGACCGCCGCGGACCTAGAGCATGCCGTTTTTGGGCGGAGTCCACTGGACCGCGACCGTCCCGGTCGCATGTGGCGGCAGCACAGAAGATTGCATTGCGACCGGGACGGTCACG
Proteins encoded:
- a CDS encoding DUF2852 domain-containing protein: MTFGSSASADDQAGPARASERNRICGRGGFFPFGLAFIALGFLTHWWIALVAFLGYKIWRHHGSEISEFAGTQNWRGRGFGPDTWRQHWSRTGNTIFDEWKAAEVERLEAERRKLAEAERDFAFFLDQLRRAKDREEFDRFMAARRAAEQQGNEPPKQ